From Variovorax sp. J2L1-78, the proteins below share one genomic window:
- the tolB gene encoding Tol-Pal system beta propeller repeat protein TolB yields MAASPLVPALAQFRVEVSGVGLTQLPIALAPFKGQDASPQKISAIVQADLERSGQFRGVDASGQALDEASRPDLTLWRQRTADSLVVGSVTKLADGRFDVRFRLWDVVRGQDLGGQSYTVPQADLRLASHRIADYVYEKLTGEKGIFSTRIAYVTKGGSRYSLWVADADGENAQAALASPEPIISPVWSSNGSQLAYVSFESRKPVVYVHNVASGQRRLLANFRGSNSAPAWAPDGNSLAVTLSRDGGSQLYTIAASGGEPRRLTQSSSIDTEPTYSADGSTIYFVSDRGGAPQIYKMGANGGSPTRVTFSGSYNISPSVSGDGRWLAYISRVGGAFKLHVMELATGNVTAITDTTADENPSFAPNSKLIVYATQLGGREALMTTTLDGKIKARLAGQAGDIREPDWGPFQKQ; encoded by the coding sequence ATGGCGGCCTCCCCCCTGGTCCCCGCGCTCGCCCAATTCCGGGTCGAGGTGTCGGGTGTGGGCCTGACGCAGCTGCCGATCGCGCTGGCTCCCTTCAAGGGGCAGGACGCCTCGCCCCAGAAGATCTCGGCGATCGTGCAGGCCGATCTCGAACGCAGCGGCCAGTTCCGTGGGGTCGATGCGTCGGGCCAAGCCCTTGACGAGGCCTCGCGGCCCGACCTCACGCTCTGGCGCCAGCGCACCGCCGATTCGCTCGTGGTGGGCAGCGTCACCAAGCTGGCCGATGGCCGCTTCGACGTGCGCTTCCGCCTGTGGGACGTGGTGCGTGGCCAAGACCTCGGCGGCCAGAGCTACACCGTGCCCCAGGCCGACCTGCGCCTCGCATCGCACCGCATCGCCGACTATGTGTACGAAAAGCTGACCGGCGAGAAGGGCATCTTCTCGACCCGCATCGCCTACGTCACCAAGGGCGGCAGCCGCTACAGCCTGTGGGTGGCCGACGCCGATGGCGAGAACGCGCAAGCCGCGCTGGCCAGCCCGGAACCCATCATCTCGCCGGTCTGGTCGTCCAACGGCTCGCAGCTGGCCTATGTGTCCTTCGAGTCGCGCAAGCCGGTGGTCTACGTGCACAACGTGGCCAGCGGCCAGCGTCGCCTGCTGGCGAACTTCCGCGGCTCCAACAGCGCACCGGCCTGGGCGCCCGATGGCAATTCGCTGGCCGTCACGCTCAGCCGCGACGGCGGCTCGCAGCTCTACACCATCGCCGCGAGCGGTGGCGAGCCGCGCCGGCTCACGCAGAGCAGCAGCATCGACACCGAGCCGACCTATTCGGCCGATGGCAGCACGATCTACTTCGTGAGCGACCGCGGCGGTGCGCCGCAGATCTACAAGATGGGTGCCAATGGCGGCTCGCCGACGCGCGTCACCTTCAGCGGCTCTTACAACATTTCACCTTCTGTCAGCGGGGACGGCCGGTGGTTGGCCTACATTTCCCGCGTGGGGGGTGCCTTCAAACTGCACGTGATGGAGTTGGCGACCGGCAATGTGACCGCGATCACCGACACCACGGCCGACGAGAACCCCAGTTTTGCCCCCAACAGCAAGCTGATCGTCTATGCCACGCAGCTTGGAGGGCGCGAAGCACTGATGACCACCACGCTCGACGGCAAGATCAAGGCGCGGTTGGCCGGACAGGCCGGAGATATCCGTGAACCGGACTGGGGTCCGTTTCAGAAGCAATGA
- the rng gene encoding ribonuclease G produces MQDILINWSPQETRVALVEHGAVQELHVERTLERGLVGNVYLGKVSRVLPGMQSAFIDIGLERTAFLHVADIVAPFTPGSRPTAQAPERDHRNSGAIVPIEKQVFEGQSLLVQVIKDPIGTKGARLSTQISIAGRLLVFLPQDNHVGVSQKIPLDQRESLRKRMQTLIDAAAAADSGGAVPANTGGFILRTNGEDSTDAELAEDIAYLRKTWSRIRDMSMRLPPMSLLHQDLSLLQRVLRDMTSEETQTIRIDSREQFDVLLKFGLEFMPQAAGKLQHYKGERPIFDLYSIDEEIAKALGRRVDLKSGGYLVVDQTEALTTVDVNTGGFVGARNFDDTIFKTNLEAAQAIARQLRLRNLGGIVIVDFIDMARDDHRAQVLAEFRKQLARDRVKTSAGAFSPLGLVEMTRKRTRESLAHMLCEPCAACGGQGIVKTARTAAYDVMREILREARQFTPREFRIVAAPQVIELLLDEESQHLAGLSDFIGKPISLQSEPAMGQGQFDIVLL; encoded by the coding sequence ATGCAAGACATACTGATCAACTGGTCGCCGCAGGAGACCCGGGTTGCGCTGGTCGAGCATGGGGCCGTGCAGGAACTGCACGTCGAACGCACGCTCGAGCGCGGCCTGGTCGGCAACGTCTACCTCGGCAAGGTGTCGCGCGTGCTGCCCGGCATGCAGTCGGCCTTCATCGACATCGGCCTGGAACGCACGGCCTTCCTGCATGTGGCCGACATCGTCGCGCCGTTCACGCCGGGCTCGCGCCCCACCGCGCAGGCGCCGGAGCGGGATCATCGCAACAGCGGTGCCATCGTGCCGATCGAGAAGCAGGTGTTCGAAGGCCAGTCGCTGCTGGTGCAGGTCATCAAGGACCCGATCGGCACCAAGGGCGCGCGGCTGTCGACGCAGATCAGCATCGCGGGGCGGCTGCTGGTGTTCCTGCCACAGGACAACCACGTGGGCGTGTCGCAGAAGATCCCGCTCGACCAGCGCGAGAGCCTGCGCAAACGCATGCAGACGCTGATCGATGCCGCCGCGGCGGCCGACAGCGGCGGCGCGGTGCCGGCCAACACCGGCGGCTTCATCCTGCGCACCAACGGCGAGGATTCCACCGACGCCGAACTGGCCGAGGACATCGCCTACCTGCGCAAGACCTGGTCGCGCATCCGCGACATGTCGATGCGGCTCCCGCCGATGTCGCTGCTGCACCAGGACCTGAGCCTGCTGCAACGCGTGCTGCGCGACATGACCAGCGAAGAGACGCAGACCATCCGCATCGATTCGCGCGAGCAGTTCGACGTGCTGCTCAAGTTCGGCCTCGAATTCATGCCGCAGGCGGCGGGGAAGTTGCAGCACTACAAGGGCGAGCGGCCGATCTTCGACCTGTATTCCATCGACGAGGAGATCGCCAAGGCGCTGGGCCGGCGCGTCGACCTCAAGTCGGGCGGCTACCTGGTGGTCGACCAGACCGAGGCGCTGACCACCGTCGACGTGAACACCGGCGGCTTCGTCGGCGCCCGCAACTTCGACGACACCATCTTCAAGACCAACCTCGAAGCCGCACAGGCCATCGCGCGCCAGCTGCGGCTGCGCAACCTGGGCGGCATCGTCATCGTCGACTTCATCGACATGGCGCGCGACGACCATCGCGCGCAGGTGCTGGCCGAGTTCCGCAAGCAGCTCGCGCGCGACCGCGTGAAGACCAGCGCGGGCGCGTTCTCGCCGCTGGGACTGGTGGAGATGACGCGCAAGCGCACCCGCGAATCGCTGGCCCACATGCTGTGCGAGCCCTGCGCGGCCTGCGGCGGGCAGGGCATCGTGAAGACCGCGCGCACTGCGGCCTACGACGTGATGCGCGAGATCCTGCGCGAAGCGCGGCAGTTCACGCCGCGCGAGTTCCGCATCGTCGCGGCACCGCAGGTGATCGAACTGCTGCTCGACGAAGAGAGCCAGCACCTGGCCGGCCTGAGCGACTTCATCGGCAAGCCGATCTCGCTGCAGTCGGAGCCCGCCATGGGGCAGGGCCAGTTCGACATCGTCTTGTTATGA
- the pal gene encoding peptidoglycan-associated lipoprotein Pal, giving the protein MLKRTIYSLAIVALIAGCSSGTKLNDTPVVDRSGGAGQGSSGAASGVAPVTIDPNAATAQGPVGVARIVYFDYDSYTLKPEYQSLIDGHARFLKANPQRRISIEGHTDERGGREYNLALGQKRSEAVRRALNLLGISDNQVEAVSFGKEKPAVSGSGESVWAQNRRAEITYR; this is encoded by the coding sequence ATGTTGAAACGCACGATTTATTCGCTGGCCATCGTGGCCCTGATCGCCGGTTGCTCGTCCGGTACCAAGCTGAACGACACCCCCGTGGTGGACCGTTCGGGCGGCGCCGGCCAGGGCAGTAGCGGCGCGGCCAGCGGCGTGGCACCCGTCACCATCGACCCGAATGCCGCCACGGCGCAAGGTCCTGTCGGCGTTGCACGCATCGTGTACTTCGACTACGACAGCTACACCCTGAAGCCCGAGTACCAGTCGCTCATCGACGGCCACGCCCGCTTCCTGAAAGCCAACCCGCAGCGCCGCATCTCGATCGAAGGCCACACCGACGAACGTGGCGGTCGCGAATACAACCTGGCCCTCGGCCAGAAGCGTTCGGAAGCCGTTCGCCGTGCGCTGAACCTGCTGGGCATCAGCGACAACCAGGTCGAAGCCGTGAGCTTCGGCAAGGAAAAGCCGGCCGTGTCGGGCAGCGGTGAATCCGTCTGGGCCCAGAACCGTCGCGCCGAGATCACCTACCGTTGA
- the msbA gene encoding lipid A export permease/ATP-binding protein MsbA, translating into MQPSPSGDIARPPLTRRLARLMSWFGGSLRWWSLAIGAALVAALTEPLMPALLKPLLDRGFTRGQLALWMVPAAIILLFAVRGLAQFVSQYALARIANEGMQRLRRVLFQRLLAAELTLFSRQSASTLSNTIVYEVQTGSMLLVQALLGLTRDGFTLVALLFYLVYLNWKLTLIVGVLVPGVAWIMKVLSKRLYHLTRLGQTATDDLAYVVEENVLAHRMVRLHGAEAGQTDRFDRLSQTLNRLAVKSTIASAAMTPLTQLLAAVALSVVVMIALWQSSEQGLTVGSFVAYITAMLMLIAPIRRLADMANPITRGLAALERGVALIDDVASEAQGGFSLPRAEGRIELREVEVRYRGEDEAPALDRVSLLIAPGEVVAFVGPSGSGKTTLVNLLPRFVLPTAGQVSVDGHEVGGWQLASLRSQFAMVSQDVVMLNDTLAANVALGAGIDRERVLACVAAANLSDHVQGLPQGIDTVLGHNATQLSGGQRQRLAIARALYKDAPVLLLDEATSALDTESERLVQEALQRLMQGRTTLIVAHRLSTIQHADRIVVMERGRIAEQGSHAQLMALDGLYARLQTRAVSTAAPGQPPTL; encoded by the coding sequence ATGCAGCCTTCCCCTTCCGGCGATATCGCGCGGCCCCCTTTGACGCGCCGCCTCGCCCGACTGATGTCCTGGTTCGGCGGCTCGCTGCGGTGGTGGTCGCTGGCCATCGGCGCGGCCCTGGTCGCCGCCCTCACCGAACCCCTGATGCCGGCGCTGCTCAAGCCCCTGCTCGACCGCGGCTTCACTCGCGGCCAGCTCGCGCTGTGGATGGTGCCGGCCGCCATCATCCTGCTGTTCGCGGTGCGCGGCCTGGCGCAGTTCGTCTCGCAATACGCGCTCGCGCGCATCGCCAACGAGGGCATGCAGCGCCTGCGGCGCGTGCTCTTCCAGCGACTGCTCGCGGCCGAACTCACCCTGTTCTCACGGCAATCGGCCAGCACCCTGTCGAACACCATCGTCTACGAGGTGCAGACCGGGTCCATGCTGCTGGTGCAGGCCCTGCTGGGGCTCACGCGCGACGGCTTCACGCTGGTCGCCCTGCTCTTCTACCTGGTCTACCTGAACTGGAAGCTCACGCTCATCGTCGGCGTGCTGGTGCCCGGCGTGGCGTGGATCATGAAGGTGCTGTCGAAGCGGCTCTACCACCTCACGCGCCTGGGCCAGACCGCCACGGACGACCTGGCCTATGTGGTCGAAGAGAACGTGCTGGCGCACCGCATGGTGCGGCTGCACGGCGCCGAGGCCGGCCAGACGGATCGCTTCGACCGGCTCAGCCAGACGCTCAACCGCCTGGCCGTGAAGTCGACCATCGCCTCCGCCGCGATGACGCCGCTCACCCAGCTGCTGGCCGCCGTCGCACTGTCGGTGGTGGTGATGATCGCGCTGTGGCAGAGCAGCGAACAAGGGCTGACCGTCGGCAGCTTCGTCGCCTACATCACAGCGATGCTGATGCTGATCGCGCCGATCCGCCGGCTCGCCGACATGGCCAACCCGATCACCCGCGGGCTGGCGGCGCTGGAGCGTGGCGTGGCGCTGATCGACGACGTGGCGTCGGAGGCGCAAGGCGGCTTCTCGCTGCCGCGCGCCGAAGGCCGCATCGAGCTGCGCGAGGTCGAGGTGCGCTACCGCGGCGAGGACGAGGCGCCGGCGCTCGACCGCGTCAGCCTCTTGATCGCACCCGGCGAGGTGGTCGCCTTCGTCGGCCCCTCGGGCTCGGGCAAGACCACGCTGGTCAACCTGCTGCCGCGCTTCGTGCTGCCCACCGCGGGCCAGGTGTCGGTCGACGGCCACGAGGTCGGCGGCTGGCAACTGGCCAGCCTGCGCAGCCAGTTCGCCATGGTCAGCCAGGACGTGGTGATGCTCAACGACACGCTCGCCGCCAACGTCGCGCTCGGCGCCGGGATCGATCGCGAGCGCGTGCTGGCCTGCGTGGCTGCGGCCAATCTGTCGGACCATGTGCAGGGACTGCCGCAAGGCATCGACACCGTGCTCGGCCACAACGCGACTCAGCTGTCGGGCGGCCAGCGGCAGCGACTGGCCATCGCACGCGCGCTGTACAAGGACGCGCCGGTGCTGCTGCTCGACGAGGCCACGTCGGCACTCGACACCGAATCGGAACGGCTGGTGCAGGAGGCCCTTCAGCGCCTGATGCAGGGCCGCACCACGCTGATCGTGGCACACCGCCTGTCGACCATCCAGCATGCCGACCGCATTGTCGTGATGGAGCGCGGCCGCATCGCCGAACAGGGCAGCCACGCGCAACTGATGGCGCTCGACGGTCTCTATGCGCGGCTGCAGACGCGGGCAGTCAGCACGGCGGCACCTGGGCAGCCCCCTACCCTTTGA